Genomic DNA from Pongo pygmaeus isolate AG05252 chromosome 16, NHGRI_mPonPyg2-v2.0_pri, whole genome shotgun sequence:
agcaggcagatcacttgaggccaggagttcaagaccagcatggccaacatgacaaaaccctgtctctactaaaaatacaaaaattagccaggcatggttgaacctgggagctggaggttgcagtgagtggagattgtgccactgcagtccagcctgggcaacagagtgagactctttctcagaaaaaaaaagataactaggGTATAGGCCCATCCCAACCTGatcatgtttctctttttttctctagtctcgctctgtcgcctaggctggagtgcagtggcaccatctcggctcactgcaaactctgcctcctgggttcacgccattctcctgcctcagcctccccagcagctgggactacaggcgcccgccaccacgtccggctaatttttttgtatttttagtagagacggggtttcaccgtgttagccaggatggtctggatctcctgacctcgtgattcgcccacctcggcctcccaaagtgctgggattacaggcatgagccaccgtgcctggccgatcaTTTTTCTCTTAATAGCAGGCTCTTTCTGTCCAAGAAAGAGTTAGTCTTCTGTTAGTAAAAGCTTAGGCAAAAAGCAAGAAGCTATCATTATGTCTGCTGTACTAAATAGACCTTGTTTGCCTCTTACAAGCCAAGGCTGCATGGTAATAagtatctgtctttttttttttttttttgagacagagtttcactcttgttgcccaggctggagtgcaatggcatgatctcggctcaccgcaacctctgcctcccgagttcaagcaattcttctgcttcagcctcctgaatagctgggattacaggcatgtgccaccacgcctggctagttccgtatttttagtagagatggagtttctccatgttggtcaggctggtctcgaactcccaacctcaggtgatcgcctgtcttggcctcccgaagtgctaagattacaggcgtgagcccctgcacccagccataaGTATCTCTTTATAGTGAAGACATGAGGGTCAGCTTTGTGCCTGGTGACCAGCTGTGATCTAGATCTCTCAGCCACTTCACTTGGCTCTGAACCCTTCATGGAACAACCTTCTGGTTTTCATTTTGCTTCCTGATTCATTTTGTACACTGACCAGCCAGCAAGAACCTTTTGTGCCATTTGGCACATTTCTCattgtaaattattatttttgagacggagtctcactctgtcaccaggctggagtacagtggtatgatctcggcttactgcaacctccgcctcccaggttcaagcgattgtcctgcctcagcctcctgagtagctgggattacaggagtgcaccaccacacccagctaatttttgtcttttttttagtagagacggggtttcaccatgttggccaggatggtctcgatctcctgatctcttgatccgcctccctcagcctcccaaagtgctgggattacaggcatgagccaccgcgcccggcctctcatGGTAAATTATTAAATGCGCAGTCTGAATCATGTGGTAGTCCTTGGTGAATCTGGTTAGCATATTGTCCCTCCTATACCTGATCAACTCTTGGTACAGTGATAAAACCGAGCTGctgatatacttttattttttattttatttatttttttgagacagagtctcactctgtcgccaggctggagtgcagtggtgcgatcttagctcactgcaacctccgcctcctgggttcaagcgattcttctgccttagcctcccgagtagctgagattacagatgcccactaccacacctggctaatttttttgtatttttagtagagacggggtttcaccatattggccaggctggtctcgaactcctgacctcgtgatccacccaccttggcctcccaaagtgctgggattacaggcgtgagccaccatacccggacttcattgtaattttatttttttccctttttttttttgttttgagatggagtctcgctttgtcaccaggctggaatgcagtggcatgatctcagttcaccacaacctccacctcccagattcaagtgattctcctgcctcagcctcccaagtagctgggactacaggtgcgcgccaccaccacgcccagctaatttttgtatttttagtagagacagggtttcaccatgttggccaggatggtctcgatatcttgaccACGTCGTGATTCacccgtgtcagcctcccaaagtgctggtccagggattacaggtgtgagccaccgcacccagcccctcattgttattttgatttgccttttcttattgattaatgatgttaaacatcccaaatgtgcttgttggccatctttatatcttatttgaaaaaatgtctaagattatctcttttttttctcctttttttggttttgtattatttttattatctcattttaaattttttcacctGTCAGATAAGATTCTCTTTTATTAGAATAAGATACTACattagtcaggcctggtggcacgtgcctgtggtcccagctacttgggaggctgaggtggatggattgcttgagactgggaggtagACATGCAGTAAGGTGAGAATAAGATACTACATTTTATCATCAAAATTATGCTtagcttcacttttttttttttttgtcttttacctTGCAGCTCCAGCTCGAAGGATTAGCTTCACTTTTAAACGTttttggccagatgcggtggctcatgcctgtcatcccagcattttgggaggctgaggcgggcggatcacctgaggtcaggagtttgagaccagcctggccaacatggtgaaacctagtctttcctaaaaatacaaacattagctgggcatggtgacacacacctgtagtcccagctactcaggaggctaaggcatgaaaatcgcttgaacccaggtggcggaggttgcagtgagccaagatcatgccactgcactacagcctggctgacaagagtgagattcttttaaaaaaaaaaaaaaaaattgaccatcttaaccatttctaaGCGTATAGTAGTGTTAAGCACATTCACGATATTGTGCAGCaaatctccagaacattttcatcttgcaaactAAGCCTCAATACCCATTCAACTTAGCTTGACTTTTgatatgtaattttttatatgttttgtttcctttctgttttattaCCATGAAGTTTCTGGACCAGCAAAGCTGAAGAAACCCAAACTTGGACTGAAGTGACTCTACTAAGGTAATGCCTCCTTTTGACATCCTACTGGGCCAGTGGCAGACCCCTCTCCCTGACAGTGCTGGGTCCAGGTCTCCAGGCAGCCACGGGGAAGATGAAGACAGGCACTAATTTCCCCCTTGAAAGGTTGGCCCTGGGCACTTACACACACACTGGTGCCATCCTCACCCAAATGTTTCTATGCATGACCAGTTGGAATCActatggaacatggaaaagcTTTTCCCACAAAAGAAGTGGTCATCTTTGAAACCCTGAGCACTCATACACTGGAACTCAGGTGTGATTTTCTGGAGGGCAGTTTGATGGTGTGAATCAAAAATCTGAGAcatgggaatttgagaccacctgAACAGcgtagcaaggccctgtctctcccaaaaacaaaaccaaaccaaaccaaaacctgAGACATGGACCTACTCTGACCCAGTGGTATaccaggattttattttaaaggaaaatagaaacatGACGTGTTCAATGATGAGTGTGTGAGTGTACAGGATGTTCATTGCTACATTGTGTATAATAGAATGAAACTAGCTACAACCTATAAAAACAACAGTTGAAGATTGGTTAAAAAGTCAAGATCCATCTATGTATGAAAATGAagctaaacataaattgtgattTTTCCTTAGGCATTGTAACAAAgggttatattttatgtttattttttctccattaaaaaaatttactcaatatatataatttttagaaagaaaaaatagttgaTCTATATGAGACataacatgtgtgtgtgtgtgtgtgtgtgtattagtctgttctcacgctgctatgaagaaatacccaagactggataatttctaaaggaaagaggttttattgactcacagttccgcaagGGTGgacaggcctcaggaaacttataatcatgacagaagggaaagcaaacacatccttcttcacatggcagcagcagggAGACGTGCAGAGCAAAGAGGGAGgtaaagcctcttataaaaccatcagatctcatgagaactcactatcaccagaacagcatggaggtgaccgcccccatgattcaattactttccaccgggcccctcccacaacaagtggggattataggaatcacaagatgaaatttgggtggagacatagccaaaccatatctatatatctatctattttttttttttttggagacagagtttcactcttattgtccaggccagagtgcaatggcgtgatctcagcagtgcctggtggcacatgcctgtagttccagatacttgggatgctgaggtgaaagaatcccttgagcctgggaggtcaaggcttcagggagatgtgtttgcaccactgcactcctgcctgggtgacagagtgagaacctgtttcaaaataaaataggctgtggctgggcgcggtggctcacgcctgtaatcccagcactttgggaagccgaggcgggtggatcacctgaggtcaggagttcaagaccagccagaccaacacagtgaaaccctgtctctaccaaaaatacaaaattagctggctgtggtggcacattcctataatcccagctacttgggaggctgaggctggagaatcgcttgaacctgggaggtagaggttgcagtgagccaaaatagtgccattgcactccagcctgggtgacagagtgataaataaataaataaataaataaataggtcaggcacggtggctcaggcctgtaatcccagcactttgggaggccgagaggggagggtcacctgaggtcaggatttcaagaccagcctggccaatgtggtgaaaccctgcctctactaaaaatacaaaaattagccgggcctggtggcgggtgcctgtaattccagctgcttgggaggctgaggcgtgagaatcacttgaacccgggaggtggaggttgcagtgagccaacatcacgccactgcactccagcctgggcgacagagtgaaactgtctcaaaagaataaataaataagctgggcatggtggctcatgcctgtaatcccagcactttgggaagccaagacaaagggatcacccgaggtcaggagttcaagaccagcctggccaatatggtgaaacaccatctctactaaaaatacaaaaattacccgggcgtggtggtgcctgcctgtaaccccagctgcccaggaggctgaggcgggagaactgcttgaacccaagaggcggaggttacagtgaaccaagatcactgccactgcactccagcctgggtgacagagtgagactccatctcaaaaaaataaataaataaataaaattaaaatctctgGAAGTGGGTTACCATCAtgtgtttttcatcttttatgaTTATTTCAGGTCAGCTCTATGGCTCTTCCACATGATTCAAACGAAACTTCCTATTTGCTACCTCCAAACAATGAGGACTGGGACGGGCAAGCCATTCCTGACTTTGTTTATGGGCAGAAGgatctcatggcagaagggattCAGTGGCCAAGAAATGCACCTGGCATCCTGGATGCTCTGCCGCAATCTCCCTTTGATGCTGCACTCTGCTCTACCTGGAAGCAGCGGGTGGAGCTGGGGCTGTTTCGCTACCGCCTAGGGGAGCTACAGACCCAAATCCTCCCTGGTGCTGTGGGTTTCGTGGCTCAGCTGAATGTGGAGCGTGGTGTGCAGAGGAGACGCCCGCAGACCATCAAGAGCGTGAGGCAGGCATTTGACCCTGAACAGTTCAACTTCAACAAGATCCGGCCCGGAGAAGTCCTCTTCCGTTTACACCGGGAGCCTGATCTCCCTGGGACTCTGCTGCAAGAAGACATCCTCGTGGTGATCAACGTCAGCCCCCTGGAGTGGGGCCACGTGCTGCTGGTGCCTGAGCCTGCCCGCCAGCTCCCCCAGCGCCTGCTGCCGGGTGCACTGAGGGCGGGGATTGAGGCTGTGCTGCTGAGCTTACACCCGGGCTTCCGTGTCGGCTTCAACAGCCTGGGAGGCTTGGCCTCGGTGAACCACCTCCACCTGCATGGCTATTACCTGGCCCACAGACTGCCCGTGGAGCAGGCGCCAAGCGAGCCTCTGGACCCTGGAGGCCATTTGCATCTGCTCCAGGGCCTCCCAGCTCCCGGCTTCCTCTTTTACACTCGTGGGCCAGGGCCTGACTTGGAGTCCTTGATAAGCAGGGTATGTCGGGCCACTGATTACCTGACTGACCATGAGATTGCACATAACTTGTTTGTGACCCGGGGAGCTCCGCCGGGAAAGACATCACCTTCCTCAGCCCTCACAGGGGTCCGAGTAATTCTGTGGGCCCGGAAGTCCAGCTTTGGGATAAAGGATGGTGAGGCTTTCAATGTTGCCCTCTGTGAGCTCGCTGGGCACCTCCCTATCAAAACATCCCAGGACTTCAGCAGCCTGACAGAGGCAGCTGCTGTGGCCCTCATTCAGGACTGTCGGCTGCCCCCATCCCAGGCAGAAGAGGTACAGGCAACACTGGTGGCCCTGATGTCCCAGGAAGAGCAATGATACTTCTGGATgtgtttatgttctttttttcttttcttttgagatagggtctcactctgtcacccaggctagagtgtagtggtatgaccctggctcactgtagcctcgacctctggggctgaagtgatcctcccacctcagcctcttgagtagctgagactacagccacacacctggcttttttttttttttttttaacgattaggtgattttgtatttttttatatagacagggtttcaccatgttgctcaggctggtcttgaactcttgggctgaagcagtcctcccatgtcagcctcccaaagtgctgagatgacaggagtgagcccctgattcttttctttttcttttttttttttttttttttttgagacagagtctcgctctatcacctaggctggggtgcactggcacaatctcggctcactgcaacctccacctccagggttcgagtgattctcctggctcagcctccagagtagctgggactacaggctcctgccaccatgcccagctaatttttttgtatttttaaaagagaaggggtttcaccatgttggctaggctggtcttgaactcctgactttaggtgatctgcccgcctcggcctcccaaagtgctgggattacgggcgtgagccaccacgcccagccaggatgtATTCATTTTCTACCTGATGAGTCCCTTTCCAGAGCACTGTCCATCATGGTCATTTGGACATTTGTTTTCATGGCTGCCTTCTCACCTGTCTCAGCCTAAGAAGAAGGATGAAGAAAGAGCTGATAATGATCTCTTAAAGGGGAGAAAGATAATGGTCTCTTTAAAGGGGAGCTGATAATGGTCTCTTTAAAGGGGAGAAAGCCTGGAATAATTCTACTGAGTAAGACTTCTTGAATGTATCTGCTACCTCTCCCCGTTCTTCTTGTTCAAGCCCCAGGGGTGTTAAAAAGGAGTGTGTGTGACAGTTACACACTCCTGATTTTACATTTGGACTTTGTCTTCCTTTGATACCAAATGTTAGCAAGGTGATAGTGCATGTGCCTCCAGTATTGAGCTGCCACTTctgttctcagcctctctgtttATTCCCCTTTGCTCaccacttatttttatttcttcgtCCCTTCTTTCCATTTAGCCCTGCTCCACCCAAATGCCCCACTCCTTCACTTTCCCAGCCACCTTGAGCTTTCCTCTAGCCCCCAACACCAAGTTGAATGCTCTTCACTGACATCTGATGTAAAAACACAGTGTCGTCACAACTTTCCAGGTgcccgtctttttttttttttttttttttgtaaggctggggtgcagtggtgcaatcacagctcactgcagacccaaactcttgggctcaagccaccctcccacctcagccccctgagtagctgggacgataagtgtgcaccatcacacctggctaatttttaaattttttgtagagatagtgtcttgctatgttgcccaggttgctgtcaaactcctggccttaagaaatcctcccacctcggcctcccagagtgctaagatgccaccacaccttgctgcaggttttttgtttgtttgtttttttgacacagggtcactgtcacccaggctggagtgcagtggtatgaacacagctaactgcagctacaacctcctgggctcaaacaatactcccatctcagcctccctagtagctgggaccacaggcatgcaccaccacacccggctatttttttggagagacagcgtcttgccaagttgcccaggctggtctcgaactcctggcctcaagatcctcccacctcagtctcccaaagtgctgagattacaggcatgagccactgtacctggcctgagttgtttttttttttttcttgaaacggagtttcactctcttgcccaggctggagtgcagtggcgcgatctcggctcactgcatcctccgcctcccggcttcaagcgattcggCCTGAGTCTTCTTAATACCCACATTCAAAACAGGGGATGGAGACTGACAGTTTGTACTTTGTTCAAGGTCAGACAGCTGGAGTCGGGACCGCAGCACAGGCAGGTACCAGAAGATGAGCTGGGACAATGTGTGCTTGTGACCGCCTCTGCAGTCAGTGGTTCCCATGGTAGGTAGCGCTGTCCTTAACGGTTTGCCCTTCCTGAGCCTCAGCCATCCCTCTTGGGGTCTTTCCCAAGCACTTTAGAAGCTCCTCTTGATGTAGACACAAAATCCAGAGCTAAGTCGTCGTTCCTCTATCTGCATCTGAGTCAatgtgggaaatttttttttatctcattGCTTTGTTCTGTCCTGTTACTCCAGAGATTTCACACTGGTTCCAGAGGAACTAGTCAGTAGACACTATTCTAAGAGAGTATGTGGGTGTGaaatctcattttccttttagCTCCCTTGAGTGTTATACAGCAGAAGTAAAAGAAGTCTtgggttggctgggcacggtggctcacacctttaatcctagcactttgggaagccgaggcaggcaaatcacttgtcaggagtttgagaccagcctggccaacatggtgaaaccccatctctactaaaaatacaaaaattagccgggcgttgtggcaggcgcttgtaatcccatctacttgggaggctgaggcaggagaatcacttgaacccaggaggtggaggttgcagtgatctgagattgcacaactgtactccagcctgggcgatagtgcaagactcagtctcaaaaaaaaaaaaaaagtcttgggtCTAGCTCTCAACAGAGATTATCACCGCCACCACTCCTTCCTCAAACATCCTGAAGGAATGAGAGTCCCTGTTCATAGTGTAAGGGTGAAAGGAGGCTCACACACGTGGGTTCTGGCTGCTGGCTGAGTGGGCTCACCCAGGAAGGGTTTTGATTTCTCTGCTTCCCAAAATGTGGGTCCTAGCCCTGGCTTAGGCCTTCAGGTGGTTGGCTCCCTATACCCAGGCCTGTATAAAGCCTTAGTTTCAAGTTTTCATTAGAGGTTTTACATCCCAAATGATGTTACAAAGTCTCCCTGTGATAAAGCAGAATATGCGTCCATAACccattttataagaaaaacagtttaggccaggtgtggtggctcacgcctgtaatcccagcactttgggaggctgaagcaggtggatcacaaggtcaggggttcaagaccagcctggccaatatggtgagaccccgtcgctactaaaaatacaaaaattagctgggcgtggtggtgcacatctatagtcccagctactcgggaggctgaggcaggagaattgcttggacctgggaggcggaggtggcagtgagccgagatcgcgccactgcactcca
This window encodes:
- the GDPGP1 gene encoding GDP-D-glucose phosphorylase 1 isoform X1, which translates into the protein MALPHDSNETSYLLPPNNEDWDGQAIPDFVYGQKDLMAEGIQWPRNAPGILDALPQSPFDAALCSTWKQRVELGLFRYRLGELQTQILPGAVGFVAQLNVERGVQRRRPQTIKSVRQAFDPEQFNFNKIRPGEVLFRLHREPDLPGTLLQEDILVVINVSPLEWGHVLLVPEPARQLPQRLLPGALRAGIEAVLLSLHPGFRVGFNSLGGLASVNHLHLHGYYLAHRLPVEQAPSEPLDPGGHLHLLQGLPAPGFLFYTRGPGPDLESLISRVCRATDYLTDHEIAHNLFVTRGAPPGKTSPSSALTGVRVILWARKSSFGIKDGEAFNVALCELAGHLPIKTSQDFSSLTEAAAVALIQDCRLPPSQAEEVQATLVALMSQEEQ
- the GDPGP1 gene encoding GDP-D-glucose phosphorylase 1 isoform X3, which encodes MALPHDSNETSYLLPPNNEDWDGQAIPDFVYGQKDLMAEGIQWPRNAPGILDALPQSPFDAALCSTWKQRVELGLFRYRLGELQTQILPGAVGFVAQLNVERGVQRRRPQTIKSVRQAFDPEQFNFNKIRPGEVLFRLHREPDLPGTLLQEDILVVINVSPLEWGHVLLVPEPARQLPQRLLPGALRAGIEAVLLSLHPGFRVGFNSLGGLASVNHLHLHGYYLAHRLPVEQAPSEPLDPGGHLHLLQGLPAPGFLFYTRGPGPDLESLISRVRQLESGPQHRQVPEDELGQCVLVTASAVSGSHGR
- the GDPGP1 gene encoding GDP-D-glucose phosphorylase 1 isoform X2, translating into MALPHDSNETSYLLPPNNEDWDGQAIPDFVYGQKDLMAEGIQWPRNAPGILDALPQSPFDAALCSTWKQRVELGLFRYRLGELQTQILPGAVGFVAQLNVERGVQRRRPQTIKSVRQAFDPEQFNFNKIRPGEVLFRLHREPDLPGTLLQEDILVVINVSPLEWGHVLLVPEPARQLPQRLLPGALRAGIEAVLLSLHPGFRVGFNSLGGLASVNHLHLHGYYLAHRLPVEQAPSEPLDPGGHLHLLQGLPAPGFLFYTRGPGPDLESLISRVCRATDYLTDHEIAHNLFVTRGAPPGKTSPSSALTGVRVILWARKSSFGIKDGQTAGVGTAAQAGTRR